The following are from one region of the Sandaracinus amylolyticus genome:
- a CDS encoding flavin-containing monooxygenase yields the protein MSLPRTCIIGAGSSGIATAKVLHQRGLPFDCYEKSDRVGGNWVHRNKNGMSACYRGLYINTSRGRMAYSDFPMPAEYPDFPHHSQIAAYFERYVDHFGFRRAIRFETGVERAVRRADGRFDVTLSSGETKTYDALAVANGHHWDPRWPEPAFPGHFDGVQMHAHEYDEPDAWKDANVLVLGMGNSAMDIAVEASYVAKKTFLASRRGAWIVPKHMFGRPLDTIITDPRVPFRIRRRIGETLLALTAGSPTNYGLPMPDHRFGSAHPTISGRILDRLSHGAIEYRPNIERLEGKQVRFVDGRVEDVDVIVYCTGYKVTFPFFDPSFVSAPDNDLPLFRRVFHPAYPNLFFVGLLQPLGAIMPLAEAQSEWIAEYLQGEYALPSRREMEGDVARERDTMFDRYVASPRHTMQVDFDDYLMDLDAERARGRRRARDVRFAKVR from the coding sequence ATGAGCCTGCCCCGTACTTGCATCATCGGCGCCGGATCCTCCGGCATCGCGACCGCGAAGGTGCTGCACCAGCGTGGTCTTCCCTTCGACTGCTACGAGAAGAGCGACCGCGTCGGCGGCAACTGGGTCCATCGCAACAAGAACGGGATGAGCGCCTGCTATCGCGGGCTCTACATCAACACGAGCCGCGGGCGGATGGCGTACTCGGACTTCCCGATGCCCGCCGAGTATCCGGATTTCCCGCATCACTCGCAGATCGCGGCGTACTTCGAGCGCTACGTCGACCACTTCGGGTTCCGTCGCGCGATCCGCTTCGAGACGGGCGTCGAGCGCGCGGTGCGTCGCGCCGATGGGCGCTTCGACGTGACGCTCTCGAGCGGAGAGACGAAGACGTACGACGCGCTCGCGGTCGCGAACGGGCACCACTGGGATCCGCGCTGGCCCGAGCCCGCGTTCCCCGGGCACTTCGACGGCGTGCAGATGCACGCGCACGAGTACGACGAGCCCGACGCGTGGAAGGACGCGAACGTGCTGGTGCTCGGCATGGGCAACAGCGCGATGGACATCGCGGTGGAGGCCTCGTACGTCGCGAAGAAGACGTTCCTCGCGTCGCGCCGCGGCGCCTGGATCGTGCCCAAGCACATGTTCGGTCGGCCGCTCGACACGATCATCACCGACCCCCGCGTGCCCTTCCGCATCCGCCGCCGCATCGGTGAGACGCTGCTCGCGCTGACCGCGGGATCGCCCACGAATTATGGGCTTCCGATGCCCGATCATCGATTCGGATCGGCGCACCCGACGATCAGCGGGCGCATCCTCGATCGGCTCTCGCACGGCGCGATCGAGTACCGGCCGAACATCGAGCGGCTCGAGGGGAAGCAGGTGCGCTTCGTCGACGGACGCGTCGAGGACGTCGACGTGATCGTCTACTGCACCGGCTACAAGGTGACGTTCCCGTTCTTCGATCCTTCGTTCGTGTCGGCGCCGGACAACGACCTGCCGCTCTTCCGGCGCGTGTTCCATCCGGCGTACCCGAACCTGTTCTTCGTCGGGCTGCTGCAGCCGCTCGGCGCGATCATGCCGCTCGCCGAGGCGCAGTCGGAGTGGATCGCCGAGTACCTGCAGGGCGAGTACGCGCTGCCGTCGCGACGCGAGATGGAGGGCGACGTCGCGCGCGAGCGCGACACGATGTTCGACCGCTACGTCGCGTCACCTCGCCACACGATGCAGGTCGACTTCGACGACTACCTGATGGACCTCGATGCGGAGCGCGCGCGAGGGCGGCGCCGGGCGCGCGACGTGCGCTTCGCGAAGGTGCGCTGA
- a CDS encoding c-type cytochrome — protein sequence MRRLMTVMGLVLAVGCGGGGGAAAGGEEAGGGEETAGGEYAGGITSTDVALGQEKYQSRCAGCHEGEAPRLENIHWTPERMRQQIREGSGQMAAIPEHRLSADEMEAVIAYLNTIGAVD from the coding sequence ATGCGCAGACTGATGACGGTGATGGGGCTCGTGCTCGCGGTGGGCTGCGGTGGCGGCGGTGGCGCGGCGGCCGGCGGCGAGGAAGCGGGCGGCGGCGAGGAGACGGCGGGCGGCGAGTACGCCGGCGGCATCACATCGACCGACGTCGCGCTCGGTCAGGAGAAGTACCAGTCGCGCTGCGCCGGATGCCACGAGGGCGAGGCGCCGCGGCTCGAGAACATCCACTGGACCCCGGAGCGCATGCGGCAGCAGATCCGCGAGGGCTCGGGCCAGATGGCCGCGATCCCCGAGCACCGCCTCAGCGCGGACGAGATGGAAGCGGTGATCGCGTACCTGAACACGATCGGCGCGGTGGACTGA
- a CDS encoding MopE-related protein, giving the protein MSPGRARALFASFLVCTAASLPGCAQPEHAVLIEARSQGDVETLQVTVIDLSGERPPTRTSPRPVRRTAEDIATGEPVRVAVPLPGPMRVLVHVVATGRDATQRFVATRCYDAGGVVRDTVLLVGPIGEDLDADGDAFPVDPGAACRDPGEEGRTTSCDFACDSTEGADCNDADATIHPGAPELCRDDVDQDCDGRDAECEDRDGDDWRSCSAADAPGTCDCEDGVPEINPGATELCRDGVDQDCDGRDGICDQDGDGFEADRETGGSPDCDDTDPEVFPGATEVCTPRDDPDAVARDEDCNGFVDDAPDCTDDDLDRDGTPACTDVAPGAGCARNDCDCDDCDAGIHPGAIDFCGNGLDEDQNGVDSACPAGDADRDGFASLAAGGADCDDTSASVYPGAPERCGDGIAQSCIADVDCAGADTDADQYVPPADCGPEDPAQAPGQPEACNTLDDDCDGTTNEVLGTPVAGLPYGPSGCVLGDARLGAACAGTGACVTDFLTSVFHCGGCRVACNVAGGNVVADVCIGGVCDCSSQGGALGACTSGTTCCSGAGCRDLQTDVANCGFCGLACDDASDRCVDGSCSCGTLGSPCDAGATCCGAGCVDTQTDENNCGVCGNVCGVSSTCVAGRCTCDPGFADCDTNPATGCETDTRTDSNHCGVCRNVCTRAGANAVCVDSACQTGSCTAGRANCDGVDGNGCEIDTRSDEEHCGGCNIRCGANATCTGGGCSCDTNFGDCSAATLGCETDLRTSVSNCGACGVACSANQTCTGRSCVCLANFGDCSGGAGCETDLRTTAAHCGRCGNDCGPNATCAGGGCMCAPSFGDCTATAGCETDLRTTAAHCGACGNNCGPNASCVGSGCMCAPSFGNCTGAAGCESDLRTTTAHCGACNNDCGPNATCSGSACGCAVNFGDCTAAAGCETDLRSTDAHCGACGNACGPGSNCVGTACTCGGNFGDCTAAPGCETDLRTTAAHCGACNNDCGPNATCSARACSCTSGFGDCTTAAGCETDTSSSIEHCGACNTPCDPASADSCVAGTCRCGDGPPCVAGTCSLGVCTL; this is encoded by the coding sequence GTGTCGCCAGGTCGCGCGCGCGCGCTCTTCGCTTCGTTCCTCGTCTGCACCGCCGCATCCCTCCCGGGCTGCGCCCAGCCCGAGCACGCGGTCCTGATCGAAGCCCGCTCGCAAGGCGACGTCGAGACGCTGCAGGTCACCGTCATCGATCTCTCGGGAGAGCGCCCGCCCACGCGCACCAGCCCGCGCCCGGTGCGCCGCACCGCCGAGGACATCGCGACCGGCGAGCCGGTGCGCGTCGCCGTGCCCCTGCCCGGACCGATGCGCGTGCTGGTGCACGTCGTCGCGACGGGGCGCGACGCGACGCAGCGCTTCGTCGCGACGCGCTGCTACGACGCGGGCGGCGTGGTGCGCGACACCGTGCTCCTCGTCGGCCCGATCGGCGAGGACCTCGACGCCGACGGCGACGCGTTCCCCGTCGATCCCGGCGCCGCGTGCCGCGACCCCGGCGAAGAAGGGCGCACCACGTCCTGCGACTTCGCGTGCGACAGCACCGAAGGCGCCGACTGCAACGACGCCGACGCCACGATCCACCCCGGCGCGCCCGAGCTCTGCCGCGACGACGTCGACCAGGACTGCGACGGTCGCGACGCCGAGTGCGAGGATCGCGACGGCGACGACTGGCGCTCGTGCAGCGCAGCCGACGCGCCCGGCACCTGCGACTGCGAGGACGGCGTCCCCGAGATCAACCCCGGCGCGACCGAGCTCTGTCGCGACGGAGTCGATCAGGACTGCGACGGCCGCGACGGCATCTGCGATCAGGACGGCGACGGCTTCGAGGCCGATCGCGAGACCGGCGGCTCGCCCGACTGCGACGACACCGATCCCGAGGTCTTCCCCGGCGCGACCGAGGTGTGCACGCCGCGCGACGATCCCGACGCCGTCGCGCGCGACGAGGACTGCAACGGCTTCGTCGACGACGCGCCCGACTGCACCGACGACGATCTCGATCGCGACGGCACGCCGGCGTGCACCGACGTCGCCCCCGGCGCCGGCTGCGCGCGCAACGACTGCGACTGCGACGACTGCGACGCCGGCATCCACCCCGGCGCGATCGACTTCTGCGGCAACGGCCTCGACGAGGACCAGAACGGCGTCGACTCCGCGTGCCCCGCGGGCGACGCCGATCGCGACGGCTTCGCGTCGCTCGCCGCGGGCGGCGCCGACTGCGACGACACCAGCGCGAGCGTCTACCCCGGCGCGCCCGAGCGCTGCGGCGACGGCATCGCGCAGAGCTGCATCGCCGACGTCGACTGCGCGGGCGCCGACACCGACGCCGATCAGTACGTCCCGCCCGCCGACTGCGGCCCCGAGGACCCGGCGCAGGCCCCCGGTCAGCCCGAGGCGTGCAACACGCTCGACGACGACTGCGACGGCACGACCAACGAGGTCCTCGGCACGCCGGTCGCGGGCCTGCCCTACGGCCCGAGCGGCTGCGTGCTCGGCGACGCGCGCCTCGGCGCTGCGTGCGCCGGCACGGGCGCGTGCGTCACCGACTTCCTCACCAGCGTCTTCCACTGCGGCGGCTGCCGCGTCGCCTGCAACGTCGCGGGCGGCAACGTCGTCGCCGACGTGTGCATCGGCGGCGTGTGCGACTGCAGCTCGCAGGGCGGCGCGCTCGGCGCGTGCACCAGCGGCACCACGTGCTGCAGCGGCGCGGGCTGCCGCGATCTCCAGACCGACGTCGCGAACTGCGGCTTCTGCGGCCTCGCGTGCGACGACGCGTCGGATCGCTGCGTCGATGGATCGTGCTCCTGCGGCACGCTGGGCAGCCCGTGCGACGCGGGCGCGACGTGCTGCGGCGCGGGCTGCGTCGACACCCAGACCGACGAGAACAACTGCGGCGTCTGCGGCAACGTCTGCGGCGTGAGCTCGACGTGCGTCGCCGGTCGCTGCACCTGCGACCCCGGCTTCGCCGACTGCGACACCAACCCCGCGACCGGCTGCGAGACCGACACCCGCACCGACTCCAACCACTGCGGCGTCTGCCGCAACGTCTGCACCCGCGCCGGCGCCAACGCGGTGTGCGTCGACAGCGCCTGCCAGACCGGCAGCTGCACCGCGGGCCGCGCGAACTGCGACGGCGTCGACGGCAACGGCTGCGAGATCGACACCCGCAGCGACGAGGAGCACTGCGGCGGGTGCAACATCCGCTGCGGCGCGAACGCGACCTGCACCGGCGGCGGGTGCTCGTGCGACACCAACTTCGGCGACTGCAGCGCGGCCACGCTCGGGTGCGAGACCGATCTGCGCACCTCGGTGTCGAACTGCGGCGCGTGCGGCGTCGCGTGCAGCGCGAACCAGACCTGCACGGGCCGGAGCTGCGTGTGCCTCGCCAACTTCGGCGACTGCAGCGGCGGCGCGGGATGCGAGACCGATCTCCGCACCACCGCCGCGCACTGCGGGCGCTGCGGCAACGACTGCGGCCCCAACGCGACGTGCGCGGGCGGCGGTTGCATGTGCGCCCCGAGCTTCGGCGACTGCACCGCGACCGCGGGATGCGAGACCGATCTCCGCACCACCGCCGCGCACTGCGGCGCGTGCGGCAACAACTGCGGTCCCAACGCGAGCTGCGTCGGCAGCGGGTGCATGTGCGCGCCGAGCTTCGGCAACTGCACCGGCGCCGCGGGATGCGAGAGCGATCTCCGCACCACCACTGCGCACTGCGGCGCGTGCAACAACGACTGCGGACCGAACGCGACGTGCTCCGGCAGCGCGTGCGGCTGCGCCGTCAACTTCGGCGACTGCACCGCGGCCGCGGGATGCGAGACCGATCTGCGCTCGACCGACGCGCACTGCGGCGCGTGCGGCAACGCGTGCGGACCGGGCTCCAACTGCGTCGGCACCGCGTGCACGTGTGGCGGCAACTTCGGCGACTGCACCGCGGCGCCGGGCTGCGAGACCGATCTCCGCACCACCGCCGCGCACTGCGGCGCGTGCAACAACGACTGCGGTCCGAACGCGACCTGCAGCGCGCGCGCGTGCAGCTGCACCAGCGGCTTCGGAGACTGCACGACGGCCGCGGGCTGCGAGACCGACACCTCGTCGTCGATCGAGCACTGCGGCGCGTGCAACACCCCGTGCGACCCGGCGAGCGCCGACTCGTGCGTCGCCGGCACCTGCCGCTGCGGCGACGGCCCGCCGTGCGTGGCGGGGACGTGCTCGCTCGGCGTCTGCACGCTCTGA
- a CDS encoding BON domain-containing protein, with protein sequence MRRDRRWEEFKRRLRTPSDLEDEAHHELDRRGLLYGMDAHSHSYGGLGHLDERDYGAFAEHRPPWLGPSRDARIMQPRVMRQPPPREGVPAFRATRSDARIRDDVCEAMTHEGWLDASDLEVRVEQQRVTIEGTVADREQKWLAEEIAEHVLGVRSVVNRIRVRREMATEEAAPRAPEGHENGRRA encoded by the coding sequence ATGCGGCGTGATCGCAGGTGGGAGGAGTTCAAGCGCCGGCTCCGGACGCCGAGCGACCTCGAGGACGAAGCTCATCACGAGCTCGATCGCCGCGGCCTGCTGTACGGCATGGACGCGCACTCCCACTCGTACGGTGGGCTCGGGCACCTCGACGAGCGCGACTACGGCGCGTTCGCCGAGCATCGTCCTCCGTGGCTCGGGCCCTCGCGCGACGCGCGCATCATGCAGCCGCGCGTGATGCGCCAGCCGCCGCCGCGCGAAGGTGTGCCCGCGTTCCGCGCGACGCGCAGCGATGCGCGCATCCGCGACGACGTGTGCGAGGCGATGACGCACGAGGGCTGGCTCGACGCGAGCGATCTCGAGGTGCGCGTCGAGCAGCAGCGCGTGACGATCGAGGGCACGGTCGCGGATCGCGAGCAGAAGTGGCTCGCGGAGGAGATCGCGGAGCACGTGCTCGGGGTGCGTTCCGTGGTGAACCGTATCCGGGTGCGACGCGAGATGGCGACCGAGGAGGCCGCGCCGCGCGCGCCCGAGGGCCACGAGAACGGGCGTCGCGCCTGA
- a CDS encoding response regulator, with amino-acid sequence MKILLIEDGGEYEEFARLFLSEHELAAAHSASEALARAAETRFDAFLVDLRFERAPQESLVGDLDDTARRLFGGDRARALRWLKDQQGTLVLAELRRAGHAQPALFVHDFPAQRLANLRRLYGDVRAVPGFDAAAIREALGA; translated from the coding sequence GTGAAGATCCTGCTCATCGAAGACGGCGGCGAGTACGAGGAGTTCGCGCGGCTCTTCCTGAGCGAGCACGAGCTCGCGGCTGCGCACTCGGCGTCGGAAGCGCTCGCGCGCGCGGCGGAGACGCGCTTCGATGCGTTCCTCGTCGATCTGCGCTTCGAGCGTGCACCGCAGGAGTCGCTGGTCGGCGATCTCGACGACACCGCGCGCCGCCTCTTCGGTGGTGATCGCGCGCGCGCGCTGCGCTGGCTGAAGGATCAGCAGGGCACGCTGGTGCTCGCCGAGCTGCGCCGCGCGGGGCACGCGCAGCCCGCGCTCTTCGTGCACGACTTTCCGGCGCAGCGGCTCGCGAACCTGCGCCGCCTCTACGGCGACGTGCGCGCAGTGCCGGGCTTCGATGCAGCGGCGATCCGCGAGGCGCTCGGCGCATGA
- a CDS encoding sigma-54-dependent transcriptional regulator encodes MSATRPKLLVVDDGDRYVELAHAFLRDYDYATRCDQPGPCWECARRSGCTLTHAHDAREAEEALARHRDVDVVLLDVAFDVPEERLLPSDEPDLERRRRLQGIDILAHLRRARGELPVVLMTSEEEIAFEDAAEALSVDEFATLAGEAAYDARALSLLVERVLARRRDSPEAGGYTWGGAAAMARLRRDALALARTSLPMLVLGETGTGKSALAERVIHPATRRSGPFVAVDLAAIPETLIASELFGTTRGAFSGAVDRRGRFEEASGGTLFLDEIGNLPPEAQRMLLLALQDGRITRLGETTPRAVDVKLIAATNADLRAKVTSGAFRADLYARLNPAARLVVPPLRDRLEDLEELAHVFVRRKLAAGADRALLAEYMEVAGIRGAPHAELRIAGRGGALKPPARGVGFVLARSSLDELMRHAWPGNVRELELLVASAIVFALSDALEAAREGRGASGEPARTIPIPAKLIRELLGALAPDVAPSERGPRGAASFDVRPGASLHEVARSLEAQLYERLFAETKGDFDAMARRLLEGRDPSGARRVRLRFNQLGLRARKPSSRGRKS; translated from the coding sequence ATGAGCGCCACCCGCCCCAAGCTGCTCGTCGTCGACGACGGCGATCGATACGTCGAGCTCGCCCACGCGTTCTTGCGCGACTACGACTACGCGACGCGCTGCGATCAGCCCGGGCCCTGCTGGGAGTGCGCGCGACGCAGCGGCTGCACGCTCACCCACGCGCACGATGCGCGCGAGGCGGAGGAAGCGCTCGCGCGTCATCGCGACGTCGACGTCGTGCTGCTCGACGTCGCGTTCGACGTGCCCGAGGAGCGCCTGCTTCCGTCCGACGAGCCCGACCTCGAGCGACGCCGTCGCCTGCAGGGCATCGACATCCTCGCGCACCTGCGTCGCGCGCGCGGCGAGCTGCCCGTCGTGCTCATGACGTCGGAGGAGGAGATCGCGTTCGAGGACGCGGCCGAGGCGCTCTCGGTCGACGAGTTCGCGACGCTCGCCGGTGAAGCGGCATACGACGCGCGTGCGCTCTCGTTGCTCGTGGAGCGCGTGCTCGCGCGGCGCCGCGACTCGCCGGAGGCCGGCGGGTACACGTGGGGCGGCGCCGCGGCGATGGCGCGCCTGCGTCGCGATGCGCTCGCCCTCGCGCGCACCTCGCTGCCGATGTTGGTCCTCGGCGAGACCGGCACCGGCAAGAGCGCGCTCGCGGAGCGGGTGATCCATCCCGCGACGCGGCGCAGCGGGCCCTTCGTCGCGGTCGATCTCGCGGCGATCCCCGAGACGCTGATCGCGTCGGAGCTCTTCGGCACCACGCGCGGCGCGTTCAGCGGTGCGGTCGATCGGCGCGGTCGGTTCGAGGAGGCGAGCGGCGGCACGCTCTTCCTCGACGAGATCGGGAACCTGCCGCCCGAGGCGCAGCGCATGTTGCTCCTCGCGCTGCAGGACGGACGCATCACGCGGCTCGGCGAGACCACGCCGCGCGCGGTGGACGTGAAGCTGATCGCCGCGACCAACGCGGACCTGCGCGCGAAGGTGACGAGCGGCGCGTTCCGCGCCGATCTCTACGCGCGCTTGAACCCCGCGGCGCGCCTGGTGGTGCCGCCGCTTCGCGATCGGCTCGAGGATCTCGAGGAGCTCGCGCACGTGTTCGTGCGGCGGAAGCTCGCGGCGGGCGCCGACCGCGCGCTGCTCGCGGAGTACATGGAGGTCGCGGGGATCCGCGGCGCGCCGCACGCAGAGCTGCGGATCGCGGGGCGCGGCGGCGCGCTGAAGCCCCCGGCGCGGGGCGTGGGGTTCGTGCTCGCGCGATCGAGCCTCGACGAGCTGATGCGGCACGCGTGGCCGGGGAACGTGCGCGAGCTCGAGCTGCTGGTGGCGAGCGCGATCGTGTTCGCGCTCTCCGACGCGCTCGAGGCGGCGCGCGAAGGTCGCGGTGCGAGCGGCGAGCCTGCGCGCACGATCCCGATCCCCGCGAAGCTGATCCGCGAGCTGCTCGGCGCGCTGGCGCCCGACGTGGCGCCGAGCGAGAGAGGCCCGCGCGGCGCGGCGAGCTTCGACGTGCGCCCCGGCGCGTCGCTGCACGAGGTCGCGCGCAGCCTCGAGGCGCAGCTCTACGAGAGGCTCTTCGCCGAGACGAAGGGGGACTTCGACGCGATGGCGAGGCGCCTGCTCGAAGGTCGCGATCCGAGCGGCGCGCGCCGGGTGCGGCTGCGCTTCAACCAGCTCGGGCTGCGCGCGCGGAAGCCGTCTTCGCGCGGTCGCAAATCGTAG
- a CDS encoding endonuclease MutS2, giving the protein MEAIETHSTRSSAEAGDLGLAKTLRDLQWSRVVDAVAQRCAGPLGGRLRSLALAPDLATARVSMDETREALALRNDGEPLPLSGIREVRPSLDRVARAGSLEGIALRDVRVTLGAARTLRLFLARRRDRAPALVAACPIDPTLDSLEEEIGAAIEADGTVSDHASPELRRLRQEVANLRAKIIARLEQMLIEHGDVVQDRFHTIRDGRYVLPMRTDAHDKIPGIVHGTSGSGATVFIEPRALIEQQNRLTLALGEMEAEEARILAQLSELVRERLPELRAAVDALDRADLRSASARLAEDLKARVPDLVPEARIDVKDARHPLLILEGIDVVPNDLALSAGHALVLSGPNAGGKTVALKLMGVFALMVRAGLPVPAQEGAVVGFFDPVLSDVGDEQSIEKNLSTFSAHVRRLATILDEAGPHALVLLDEVATGTDPGEGAALACAVVDSLCRRGAALAVTTHYEPLKAMALNDPRLRNASVGFDVARMAPTFHVRMDVPGASSALAVAQRFGLDRVVIERAKEMLPEQARTFDALVRRLEQQHDEVTKEREALALERRALDGERARVQDELRKLKEREERKLTDEGQRLLKMIRETRDEVRSARTAMRKKEGDQALVEEARKAVERAALRTREGDLAGVIAPEAGPEERGAPASAGALGPGVRVWVPRLRAELEIVEGPTRGRVRVASGAVKLWANVDEVRVLGADGGGEGASTKGEPAKSEKKRETPAPAHAPPPAAEPIAVRTDSNTLDLRGLRVDEALGLAESFLDRLYGSGEKIGFLVHGVGTGALRDAVRDYLRGATRYVKRWRPGGSDEGGDRVTVVQIA; this is encoded by the coding sequence ATGGAAGCGATCGAGACGCACTCGACGCGATCGAGTGCGGAGGCCGGTGATCTCGGCCTCGCGAAGACGTTGCGCGACCTGCAGTGGTCGCGCGTGGTGGACGCGGTCGCGCAGCGATGCGCGGGGCCGCTCGGCGGGCGCTTGCGCTCGCTCGCGCTCGCGCCCGATCTCGCGACGGCGCGGGTGTCGATGGACGAGACGCGCGAGGCGCTCGCGCTGCGCAACGACGGTGAGCCGCTGCCGCTGAGCGGGATCCGCGAGGTGCGGCCGAGCCTCGATCGGGTGGCGCGCGCGGGCTCGCTCGAGGGGATCGCGCTGCGCGACGTGCGGGTGACGCTCGGCGCGGCGCGCACGCTGCGGCTCTTCCTGGCGCGGCGTCGGGATCGGGCGCCGGCGCTGGTCGCGGCGTGCCCGATCGATCCGACGCTCGACTCGCTCGAGGAGGAGATCGGCGCGGCGATCGAGGCCGACGGGACGGTGAGCGATCACGCGTCGCCCGAGCTGCGGCGGCTGCGTCAGGAGGTCGCGAACCTCCGCGCGAAGATCATCGCGCGCCTCGAGCAGATGCTGATCGAGCACGGCGACGTCGTGCAGGATCGCTTCCACACGATCCGCGACGGCCGCTACGTGCTGCCGATGCGCACCGACGCGCACGACAAGATCCCCGGCATCGTGCACGGCACGAGCGGCAGCGGCGCGACGGTGTTCATCGAGCCGCGCGCGCTGATCGAGCAGCAGAACCGGCTGACGCTCGCGCTGGGCGAGATGGAGGCCGAGGAGGCGCGCATCCTCGCGCAGCTGAGCGAGCTGGTGCGGGAGCGCCTGCCCGAGCTGCGCGCCGCGGTCGACGCGCTCGATCGCGCGGATCTGCGGAGCGCGTCGGCGCGGCTCGCCGAGGACCTGAAGGCGCGGGTGCCGGACCTGGTGCCCGAGGCGCGCATCGACGTGAAGGACGCGCGGCATCCGCTCTTGATCCTCGAGGGGATCGACGTGGTGCCGAACGATCTCGCGCTCTCCGCGGGACACGCGCTGGTGCTCTCGGGGCCCAACGCGGGCGGCAAGACGGTCGCGCTCAAGCTGATGGGCGTGTTCGCGCTGATGGTGCGCGCGGGATTGCCGGTGCCGGCGCAGGAGGGCGCGGTCGTTGGGTTCTTCGATCCGGTGCTCAGCGACGTCGGCGACGAGCAGTCGATCGAGAAGAACCTCAGCACGTTCTCGGCGCACGTGCGGCGCCTCGCGACGATCCTCGACGAGGCGGGCCCGCACGCGCTGGTGCTGCTCGACGAGGTCGCGACCGGCACCGATCCCGGCGAGGGCGCGGCGCTCGCGTGCGCGGTGGTGGACTCGCTGTGCCGGCGCGGTGCGGCGCTCGCGGTGACGACGCACTACGAGCCGCTCAAGGCGATGGCGCTCAACGATCCGCGGCTGCGCAATGCGTCGGTGGGCTTCGACGTGGCGCGCATGGCGCCGACGTTCCACGTGCGCATGGACGTGCCGGGCGCGTCGAGCGCGCTCGCGGTGGCGCAGCGCTTCGGGCTCGATCGGGTGGTGATCGAGCGCGCGAAGGAGATGCTGCCCGAGCAGGCGCGCACGTTCGACGCGCTGGTGCGGCGCCTCGAGCAGCAGCACGACGAGGTGACGAAGGAGCGCGAGGCGCTGGCGCTCGAGCGTCGCGCGCTCGACGGCGAGCGGGCGCGCGTGCAGGACGAGCTGCGCAAGCTGAAGGAGCGCGAGGAGCGGAAGCTGACCGACGAGGGCCAGCGGCTGCTCAAGATGATCCGCGAGACGCGCGACGAGGTTCGCTCCGCGCGCACCGCGATGCGCAAGAAGGAAGGCGATCAGGCGCTCGTCGAGGAGGCGCGCAAGGCGGTGGAGCGCGCGGCGTTGCGCACGCGCGAGGGCGACCTCGCGGGCGTGATCGCTCCGGAGGCGGGGCCCGAGGAGCGCGGCGCGCCGGCGAGCGCGGGCGCGCTCGGGCCGGGCGTGCGGGTCTGGGTGCCGCGGCTCCGCGCGGAGCTCGAGATCGTCGAGGGACCGACCCGCGGTCGGGTGCGTGTCGCGTCGGGCGCGGTGAAGCTCTGGGCGAACGTCGACGAGGTGCGCGTGCTCGGCGCCGATGGTGGCGGCGAGGGCGCATCGACGAAGGGCGAGCCCGCGAAGAGCGAGAAGAAGCGCGAGACGCCCGCCCCCGCGCACGCACCGCCGCCGGCGGCCGAGCCGATCGCGGTGCGGACCGACTCGAACACGCTCGATCTGCGTGGGCTGCGCGTCGACGAGGCGCTGGGCCTCGCGGAGTCGTTCCTCGATCGCCTGTACGGAAGCGGCGAGAAGATCGGCTTCCTCGTGCACGGCGTCGGCACCGGCGCGCTGCGCGATGCGGTGCGCGACTACCTGCGTGGTGCGACGCGCTACGTGAAGCGATGGCGCCCCGGGGGGAGCGACGAGGGCGGCGATCGCGTCACGGTCGTGCAGATCGCGTGA
- a CDS encoding response regulator, which yields MASISTEKPARQGRRRRLLIVDDEPHLARTLQILLGDEHDVDVVTSGSAARERLERDASFDAILCDLAMRDVSGMDLHDWLVGTLPDVAARMIFMTGGAYTAEARAFLDRVPNPRVEKPFRLEELQALVRDVAES from the coding sequence ATGGCGAGCATCTCGACCGAGAAGCCCGCTCGGCAGGGGCGCCGTCGGCGTCTCCTGATCGTCGACGACGAGCCGCACCTCGCGCGGACGCTTCAGATCCTGCTCGGCGACGAGCACGACGTGGACGTGGTCACGTCGGGATCCGCAGCCCGCGAGCGGCTCGAGCGCGACGCGAGCTTCGACGCGATCCTCTGTGACCTCGCGATGCGCGACGTCTCGGGGATGGACCTTCACGACTGGCTCGTGGGCACCCTGCCCGACGTCGCCGCGCGCATGATCTTCATGACCGGCGGCGCGTACACCGCGGAGGCGCGCGCGTTCCTCGATCGCGTGCCCAACCCGCGGGTCGAGAAGCCGTTCCGCCTCGAAGAGCTGCAGGCGCTGGTCCGCGACGTCGCAGAGAGTTAG